From Daphnia magna isolate NIES linkage group LG2, ASM2063170v1.1, whole genome shotgun sequence:
ttgctgcaaattgaggccagggacctgaaccctaccaggagttgtcgtcatgttttgcctgacagcgttcaggcctctgaacgagatggagttgctaTAGGTATCCCTAAATTCCCCTAATGGCCTGACGGTGCAATAGCCCAGCAGTATGGCATTGGAGCATCGTCAGTCTAGCGGTACAAAGACATGAcccgtaaaaacaaaattcacatTTAAATAACGTTTAGAAATaaactttaaagaaaaacacaaaacaaacatcaacCAGCTGATAAACTgcttgaaacaaaagaaggtggCATCCCATGATCCCTTGTAAAATCAGGCATTGAAACGCCTCTTGTgggtgtgttgtttcactcTACGCAGAAAATGCATTTGTCGACAGATGGCAGTCCCACCGGGAGGAAAATCATTCATACGCCCCGACCATGCCCTGACCCaaaaccctcgtttttttgtatagtactccccgcaagagggtgccccttttctgagagggaaaatagccatagtggaggaaccgggggtctatgactctggttaAGTTAGACGTAACATCACTAGTAAAAGCTAAAAGGTAGAGCAAGGGCCCGTGCCAATCGGGgcacttttttttatccagTCAGGGTTCACATTTCTAATCGGGTCGGGGCTTTTGGCGCTTggcgtgaaaaaaaattccccCCGAACCCAGGGGTACGtaatcggggatgcaaccccgattaCAGTCAACCGATTTATccaaaaacattatcgatcgAATTTTTCGACCCGATTTCCTTGATTAAACCTCATTCTACCCGCCTACCCCAATTTATGCCCAAAACCGTAACAGTCGCCACCTTTTAAAATAGGGCCGAACCCTAGGTAGAGCATGTAAGAAAATAAACCCTCGGGTCTTCTAACCAGTGATCGAAGCGCTGTCTTTTAACAACCCTTTTCGTTGGCGCAATAACTAAAGCCAATCCTTATGTTTCGAGCGATTAATATCCTGGTTTAGCAACTAGAGTATCAAACAAAACTTTTACACCGTACAAGCCCCTAAGCTAACCTAGGTTGCTGAATCTTATCAGCTCTGTTCCCACGGAGACCCCGCATGGCAGGAAAAACTTGCGAAGTGAGAATATTCTCCCCTCGCACTGTCTGTCTCACTTTATGGGATGCTACTGTACTCACCCTTTGGACACGGAGCCGAACCCTTAACGGTAAACGTTTGTTGAAACAAGAAATCACGGCAACGCCTTGGTTCATCCAATGCTTTTGCACGAAAAACGACAGAAACTGAGTACGCAGGATACAAGCACGCCTAAACGCAACAGTACTGACGCGACGACCACCCGGTTGAAAGTAGAAGagaatttcttctttttataatTAGAATAATTTGATTCAATTGGCCTAATTCATTAAACTGGATACTGAAAAATTTCACACTTTTCCTTACTGGAGAATATGagaacataattttttcatgttgtgACCAGTCTTAGATTCTTAACATTAACAATGTGCATGGGCAATTACTTGGTCTTCAAACAGTATGTATTTTGTAATACATTATAGATTTCGCACCAAAGCTACTCATCATCCGAATCGGCGAGTATTTCCTGGAACATATCTCTGCCACTTTTTTTCCCAGTTGTTgtattcttattctttcttttcttctctttcttctttttcttcccatCATCAATTCTTTGGTTGATTACCTCGTTAGCTATTTGTGTGGGATTTTTGTCCTCAAAAACTTCTTCATCAAGCGCGTCGATATCGTACAAGTCTCCTGTAGGTTGCCTGGCTGCCAGTGACAACTTCTGTTCGATTTTTTGGCGGTATTTTAACCCTGTTTGTAAATTCAACATTCGACGGtactgaaataaaaaaaatatcgtacAGGtttaataataatgaaaatcCACGATGGAAGaaattataaaattatatTACCGCATTCGGCGTAACGTAATTTGGATTTTCCCAAATAGTTTCTCCACCAAAACTTCCATCAAAAACTTTTATGGGGTTCAAAACAAATCGCGGTCCTGTATACAATAGAGAAATTTATATTAGAATCTatagatatttttaaaaagtctaAAGACCTATTTCGGCAAGCTGTCCATCTTCTTCGAGGATTTGAAAATTTCGGAACCAGATACGATTTTCAATTATGGTAAAAGTGAAGACATGGTCAAAGAAAGGTTGACTTTTGGGGTGATTTTTAGGAGTAGAAAAGAtctacaaataaaataaaaaataagaaaatgctATGCTATTTGGAATCTAATACAAAAATATTGCCTGTGTCATTAGCTCCTTTAGTAAAGACCAGTATGGTTGTGTGTCAAAACTGGAGTCAAATGACAGCAGTGGCCTTGTACCCTTTAAGCAATTTCCTGTCATCTTAAGTTCTTTCATTGTGTGAACTAGAATGACAAATTTTATTGCAgctcatatttttttaaacaataataGTTTTTTTACCATTTTCTATGTAAAATTTAGCACTTGGGCCTTTAGGAACATTCGCAAGCCATAAAAATAAATCctgtttctttcttccttcaaAAATATGCACTTACTGCAATTCTTCATTTCACAGATCTATGAATAATTTAAATGCAATTTTCTGAACAAATTTAATAAAGTAGAAAGGTTAGATGTACTTCATTGATAACAAATAAGGGATCCTTCCTTTCAAATTTACTCTCTGTTTTAGAGTGTGGCATCATATCTCGTAGATCCACCATTAAGTGGCGATCTCTCTGTGTTATTCCCGTGCAGCAAAGACAAGGactctttgtttgtttatccATTTAGCCTATATAAAACACAGCTGATTAGAATTGGAAAGAAGCTCTTATGGGGAAGATTTGTTTCAACTACTTAATGTGAAGAGTGAGTGAAAATTACTACAACTCAAGCAATTGTTGTTAAAAGCTATTACCTTTTTCGTCAAGGGCTCGTCCGAAGCTCGTACCAAGggtaaaatattttcttcttgttttggcTTCTCTACTTCGAGAGAAATCGtacttctctttctttttaccatttttaaatttccagaGCTTCAATTGCAGGTACAAATTTAGTGACAGACGGAAAAGATACGCGGACCACGTGTAAAGTCAGACGACACAGTCGCCTTCTCTTTAAGATGCGTTCTTTGAAAACCTAGCAGTTAGCACCGTCACCATCAGAGTAATaaaatactggtgtagccacggctatgttaactccccctctcggattttttcccaaaagttgttgccaatttcgcgtatcgattgtgagaaaatgaggcaagatatcgatttaagtgtcccataaccgtaactgccacctatgaattgagctttaagggttgttattgttataacaacccatatgttaatacatacatttttttcacaataattaattaagccactttttgtttactttctgaagtacagacgacgaaaatgagcgaaaacagcgaaaacgtaatacatcacaagttcacaacacagccgctgtggcgctttcgttatgggacagaaagactttcaggccaaaaaggcaatgggagggcccgccataagcgtggctacaccagtattctattactctggtcaCCACtgtcaaggcctacttaatgcttaaggcccgTAAACTCGTAAACCTCCTACGGCGGTgacgcgttacctggcaacaaccaatcagaggaaaaacaagggttacgacgacaccatctggcgctcgctactgctactgcttcgaaaacctaaatacaagattaagcaaaaacagggtttccttgtattttttaattaagagtatcttagaatccttaacttttagttaaagaattccagtaagtgtagaaaatcacctctttgaaaaagatttttgtccactaagtaatatattcatcattacatttcaccaTATTTCAAACATATTTGCATCGGTATTGGGATCAGTGGCTCCTATCTTTTGTAAAAGATAAGTTAAGATAAGTTAAGATAAGATATTTTTGGTATCTTTTTGGTATCTTTTATCTTGTGTCAAATTCAGTTAAAATTAAGTATCTTTAACTTTAGGGTATGAAAATCAATGGTAACTTTTGCCCTAAAAGATAAGATACTTAAGATCCCATCTAGcggtagaaaaatgaattactTTGAGGGATGAAATTAGAAAATTTTAAGGCCAAGGCTGTCACTATCAGACAGACTTCAGAGTCTATATTTTCTATGTTTATTAATTCCACAGGTTCAATTTTTGATCCACGATTTAAGTGTGCTTGGATAAAACAAGCTGGATTGAATGAAAAGGCAGTGTTAAATGAAGTTTCttctgaaattaaaataagatGCGATCTGTTGCGTTCTAGTGAGTTTTAATTGTAAAAGTTAAATTAGAGGAATGCCTTTCATGAGTAACTGTTATCATAGGACAAGCAGCCAGCGTTTCTACGCCGAATCAACAGGATGAAGCTAGGGATGAAGTTCAGCAAGACGCAGTAAAACCTTCATCAACTCGCAAGAGAAGGTTAAGCCAGAGTTTATATTCAACAGTAATTGAGCCACCAAAATCTCGTTCCCTGAGTGGCCCGGCCAAAGTATTGGAGgagtttgggatttatttaaaagaacCCATCGTAGCTATGGAAGTTCTAGTGAATCCAGTGGATCCCGACAGTGACCTTTGCGTCACTAAGCCCCTCGAGTATTGGAAATCTAATCAGTGTCGTTTTCCAATACTAAGCGAAATCGGAAGAGATGCTGTTAGCGTTGCAGCATCATCAGGATCTGTTGAACGGGCTTTTAGTGTGGCTTCGGATATTTTATCAGCAAAACGCGCCGCCAAAATGAGTATTATTTGTAAGTTTTAATGCcttgaactaaaaaaacagCCCATCTCCAAAAATTATCTCATAAGACTTGCAGCTCTTATAATTATTCATATCGTTGGCTGTATAAAACTGTTTTCTGTAGACTAGATAGTTCCAAACATCTCCAAATTCAACTGATGGTAATATTGTTTCTAGCTCTTGTGTACTGGAAGTCCAATACTCATTTTCTATGACGTAAGGACAGTCACACTGTACTTCATTAAGCTTAGCaacatatctttctttagcaTCGTTTGGCAAAGTTAAAGAATAATCAGAtaagtcaaataattcaataactgAATCATGTAAAAGATCTTCTGCATCCTCAGAAGACATTTACATTCCTAATTATACcaagaaatttaagttttataagaaaattacacattttttaaagttaccatttgctgttgactgtttgttattgtttcaaatgttgatagCCCTTCACTGTAACGACAATTTCAAGTACTAGTTGTagcgaattcttgaaaatttggcacttgaaatgttggcaatgtcctgacgtacaacgtaccacaataattttgctcctggtagcaaaattaatgggagaaatcagtcctcaaagtcgttagcctatgttaaatccacctaaacaaggctgagtaagactacaaatggcggcttgcagggttgccggactacatgaatactgcttttcgcaacgtgaaaatggtctattaacattatttttttatttatattattcaAGTAGTTTATTTAAGTAAATTTTAAAGGTATAGTTAAATACAGCAAAGTGTATTTTATTCTCGTAAAAAATTATTGGGGGGTGCTATTTCAatatagtgatctaaattggaaATTGTCCTGCGGCccacaagaacaaaatgtgaccctagtcacgtgattttcgttggcctatcagaaggCAAGTTCACTGATAAGACCACCCTTTATGGCTGAaacggtgctatcggtgcagcaccggtTCTAGCACCGTACCGCAGTGAAAAAAAATCCCCGCACTGAAcgtccccgattcatttttatcggtgAGGGTttgcggtgtccccgattagaatgtgatcgtgGCCGAGCCCTAGCGTAGACCGACCGCAAGGGCtggggctcggccccgattggCCACAATCAGGTAAACCGATCTGATATGCTGATCTACCCGAAAATTGGACAATCGGGTGCGATCGATTTCGGTCCTGTAGAAACACATCGGTGCGGTTCGGATCTTCCGTGTGAACTGTTAGATCTGCCGCCATTTTTAAGATGGCAGCTTAAAAACTACTAATGAAATTAACTACTAATTGTAATGAATTTAGCACTTTCGTACCTCTGTAAAGTTAGGAAACATTTCACATTCGAGTTTAATACTCTTCCcctatctttttttattagttaAAATATGTTTAGGGTTGTCAACGTTGACACTATTGACTGTCAATTCTAGTACCGTAGCCAGAGTCATGGATTACATGAGGCGCATTTTTGCGCAATAATTCATTTCAGCTGTTTTTCAGCTGAAGTGAATAAAATTCACGCAAAAATGGATTTTGCTGAATTAAATTTAGATGAAACAcaattcatttcaaattcacctgaaatttatttgtttatttcgtcTGCTTTTTGTACAACGTTGCAACAAATGGAAGAGGAGGAGCCAAAACCTAGAAGGGTGTATAGTGAATTGAGGAGCTGAATGGAGGTCCGGACCTCTATTCAGCTGAAGTGAAAAAAACAGGTGGGAGAGATGAATTTGAAAATTCAGCTGAAATGAATTTAATATACAAATTCACGCAAAAATGgactttttaaaatactaaaattCACTTTAGCTGAATTTTTTGCGCAAAAATGGGCCTATGGTCTGACTACTCCTGGTTTCCGGCGTCACTTTTCGCGAACCAGATTTTTTATCTCGCTCCCTCCGAAACTGCTGCACAAGGCGGAGGTGAATGCACTAACAAGAGAGATAGAGTTTTCGAATACTAGCACCAAGCGGAGGTCTAGAGAGATAGCGTTGAAGTGCATGAGATCTCCGCATAGTGCAGCACTTTCGGAGGGAGCGAATCCGAAAAAGCATTAAAAATTGGTTCACGAAAAGTGACGTGGAGCGTGGCTTATTTACTGGCGTTTACCATGGAGTAGTCAGACCATGcaatctatgactctgccgAAGCTCTATTTTCTACATCCTTCATTCTAAAagcaaataataaaaattaaaataaataaaaattaaaataattgtcAGTTTTATTAAAAGATAAACTTGGATTTTTGCATTACcattttattcttatttttcaaaggttaaaaattcaaaagtgCCAAACCAGATTTGAACAATGGTAGAAGTCGGAGGAAGAAACCCGGTTCTAAAAACCGGTTACACTGCCTTTTTACCCCATT
This genomic window contains:
- the LOC116932726 gene encoding uncharacterized protein LOC116932726 isoform X1, with amino-acid sequence MKLENFKAKAVTIRQTSESIFSMFINSTGSIFDPRFKCAWIKQAGLNEKAVLNEVSSEIKIRCDLLRSRQAASVSTPNQQDEARDEVQQDAVKPSSTRKRRLSQSLYSTVIEPPKSRSLSGPAKVLEEFGIYLKEPIVAMEVLVNPVDPDSDLCVTKPLEYWKSNQCRFPILSEIGRDAVSVAASSGSVERAFSVASDILSAKRAAKMSIISEKFN
- the LOC116932726 gene encoding uncharacterized protein LOC116932726 isoform X2, with product MKLENFKAKAVTIRQTSESIFSMFINSTGSIFDPRFKCAWIKQAGLNEKAVLNEVSSEIKIRCDLLRSRQAASVSTPNQQDEARDEVQQDAVKPSSTRKRRLSQSLYSTVIEPPKSRSLSGPAKVLEEFGIYLKEPIVAMEVLVNPVDPDSDLCVTKPLEYWKSNQCRFPILSEIGRDAVSVAASSGSVERAFSVASDILSAKRAAKMSIILARVF
- the LOC116931690 gene encoding LOW QUALITY PROTEIN: ribosome biogenesis protein BRX1 homolog (The sequence of the model RefSeq protein was modified relative to this genomic sequence to represent the inferred CDS: inserted 2 bases in 2 codons) → MVKRKRSTISLEVEKPKQEENILPLVRASDEPLTKKAKWINKQRVLVFAAXGITQRDRHLMVDLRDMMPHSKTESKFERKDPLFVINEICEMKNCSKCIXFEGRKKQDLFLWLANVPKGPSAKFYIENVHTMKELKMTGNCLKGTRPLLSFDSSFDTQPYWSLLKELMTQIFSTPKNHPKSQPFFDHVFTFTIIENRIWFRNFQILEEDGQLAEIGPRFVLNPIKVFDGSFGGETIWENPNYVTPNAYRRMLNLQTGLKYRQKIEQKLSLAARQPTGDLYDIDALDEEVFEDKNPTQIANEVINQRIDDGKKKKKEKKRKNKNTTTGKKSGRDMFQEILADSDDE
- the LOC116932726 gene encoding uncharacterized protein LOC116932726 isoform X3, with translation MKLENFKAKAVTIRQTSESIFSMFINSTGSIFDPRFKCAWIKQAGLNEKAVLNEVSSEIKIRCDLLRSRQAASVSTPNQQDEARDEVQQDAVKPSSTRKRRLSQSLYSTVIEPPKSRSLSGPAKVLEEFGIYLKEPIVAMEVLVNPVDPDSDLCVTKPLEYWKSNQCRFPILSEIGRDAVSVAASSGSVERAFSVASDILSAKRAAKMSII